One Primulina eburnea isolate SZY01 chromosome 4, ASM2296580v1, whole genome shotgun sequence genomic window, TTGCATGCTACttgaacaatatttttaaaattaagccAAATTGAGAATAATTCGCAAAGTTTAATAGGTCTTGTCAAGTTTCCACGTCAGTTCGacctatttttattttaattaataatgtggttataatttataaataatgTTGTGACATGATTAAGACAATGTAATAATTTATGTGGTTAAGTAATTTGagaaattcaaaaataaatctGAGACTATTTTAATGATATGGAGCCCATTTTGGTTGCATTATTTGTGTAAGAAATAATAATGGTGGGCAAATTGATACACATTTCTGACTACAATTTCTAACAATCAAATCATAATAACTATAACGATGTGTAGCATGACTTGTATCTACTTGGTTGTCGATGAGTCGAGGTCTTAGGATCGGATAAGACTTGTATTATCATTGGTATTGTCTCAAGTCACCTTAAAGATAAGTTTTACAATTTTTTGTCACCGACGTTGTCTCAAACAGTTATCAATCTTACATATTAAGATATATCGTTTCTATTTTTTGATTCACTCACTCAATCAGATAGAGCCAATAAATTTGATGTACGAGAGCTACTTATCTTATTCGTACACGTTTAAcccaacaaatattttattgtGTTTGGGGTGGTTATACACTTATAATTTTTCCAAGTTTCTACATAAACAAACCCGACACTATTTATAATTTATACGAGTTGTATATGAAATGTTATTCTCAAGATATCTGCGAATGTAATAATACGTACAAGCATGCAAATATGACTCAAATACTAAGGAGATAAATGCATTATATgtaataaaattccataaacatacACGTAAGTAACAcgtttaaatataataaataaattaataaattaagatCTTGGACAGCAAGAACATAAATCTTTTTCCCCACCCCTTGCCACTCATTTTTAAGCTGACACGTTGTACTTTGAGGTACACTTCAACATTTGAAAATTCTAAATAATATCTAGTGATggacaataaaataataatccaCACCCAATATATATAACAGTCGATATTTCGTGAgattttatttgtgagacatgtcaatcttatctatatttataataatatatatgtatttttttatgaatgacccaaataaaaaatatgtctTGAAAAATTGATTTATGAAACCGTGACACAACagtttatatatatagacacacataTATGATAGATAAATATGGGCCGAGTAATTTAATTGTTTTACCTTATGATTCAGGATAGCACTGTGGGTACTTCGACCAGACACGTAACTAAAGAACATCCAGCtgtagtaaaaaaaaatataataataacacgttgatcaaaatatataaaatttaataatcttatttaaataaattaataattatgaaTATTATAGTTTGTCATATAAATTGCCATGCCACGTGtctgataataaaaatatatacggTGATtgtacacaacaacaaaaaaaaaaccatcCACGCAGGGTGTCGGATATGTTTGGGACttgattatttttttcattattttaataatatcataattttaatatttttttagaggCAATAATTGTAGTATATTAGTATTTAGTGGTTCAAACAATATTTTACACAATTTATGCGAAATTAATAATCTGTCATGTGATTAtaatttttccattttttttaacaatcaaCTCCTTTTCATAGTGTGATGCATATTTTCTGTACGTCAAAATATTGATTTACCAGCATTGGGATCCTAAAATAAGAATGATAaatacttgtgtgagacggtctcacgggtcgtatttgtgagacggatatcttatttggatcacccatgaaaaagtattacttttcatgctaagagtattattttttattgtgaatatgagtaaggttgacccgtctcacaggattatgatccgtgaaacgatctcacatcAGACTCACTCAATAAGAATTATATTTAGATATCTTATCTTTCTCACGCATTGGGAAAGGATAAGCAGGGCTCGAAGAACGAACATCTCACTCATTCTCCATTAGATtgttgagtgagtctcatgtgagaccgtctcatggatcataatctgtgagacgggtcaaccttactcatattcacaataacaaataatactcttagcataaaaagtaatactttttcatgggtaatCCAAATAAAAAATCCGTCTCAGAAATACGACCCgctgagaccgtctcacataagtttttgcctagaTTGTTTGCGTTGCTGGAATGGTGGCTTTTATTCCTCAAATTTTTAACTGTAAAATCACCTGCATGTTTGTTTGATCatgcaaaaaaaaatatatatatcatgatatTATAAACCTCCTCGGGATTCACTTCAGATCAAGAAACAACCTATAATAACCCACCATtttatatggttttttttttcaaaaaaacttTACAATAATATAATGTCAAACATTATTCCCATTGCAAGCTCTAAAATCCCAAGAAAttccataaaaaataataagacCTGGCAAAAATGAGTTTGTGAGTAGACATACATCTGAACAGCAAAATTACCGTCTAGCAACACGGACCAAGCCAAATTGCCAACAAAAAGAGTGAGATTCTCTGACGTCCAACCTATATCGAGCCTCGTCATACAGCTCAAAATCAAGAGATCTATATGGCAGCATTTTTAAAGTAAAGCATGTGTTAGCTCCATCTTCTCCTATCCTCGTCCTCGTCAACTGGAGTGTACCATGAAGGTCGATTCTTCAAGTTGCTCAACCGATAATTCAGTAGCACTTCCTCGTTAGAAATTCCCCTCGTGGCCACAAGAACGAGACTTTTCAGAATAGGAATATTCGATATGATGTTGCTTGATTTCCAGGATTTGAACCAAAAGGTGCCGAATTTCTTCATTCTCACTTCATCCCCATTTCCAAATGACACGTTTGGTATGTACGTTCTCATGTTCTTCTCAGTTAGCGGAAAATCATAGGAGCAAACCATAGCATTGGGGGTCATGTCCTTGGCTGGATGGTTGGCAAATTGAGCAAAGGCTAGAGGATTTCTCCTCTCCAAAACTTCTCCTCTACACCCTGCCCGCGTCCCGTCTAGAGGTTTACTGAGAAGTTTCCACACTCGATCTGAACCGGTCACACCACCATCAGTATCTAATTTAGGTACTGAAACACTTGCGTGATCCCATATCTCACGAGTTTCACCACCAGCACCCCAAGGCTGAGCATTAATGACAGTTCCATCATACCTTGTGATCAAATATGGGTTTTGTAAATCAACTCTAGGATATCCAGGAATATAACGGTAATATGCAGGTGAGTATGCCACGCCAGGGTAAAAAGCAATTACAGCACCTACATCAGCTTCACCATCCACGAATAATCCTTGGCCGGCAGTCCTTATGTTGAATTTGAGATGGCTTGACTGCAAGAGTGTATCCAATGAGATCCTTCAGTTTTGCTGACACTTCGTACAGCCTCAATGGCTTTGTTGCAGGAACAGCTGTGTCGAAAGCAATTCAGTAGGATAATCAAGAAATTGTGTGCAAAGGCAGACAGGAAGATATGGACAAATACTACACCCATGTAAATCATCGAAAAAGGTTGTTACAAGTCGGTTTGGTGTTGCCATGTATGCATACCGCAAACAGAAGGCCCTTTTAAAACCACAAACTCTATATCTAAAATTCTGTTAGGACTGCTGTACAATAAATTGTCACTATAGTCACCTAGAACCAAACTTTATGTATGATTAGGTTAATGAGATGCTACATGCGGGCATGCATATCCAATGATTATGTGTGATCATACTTGACCCCACatgaaagaataaaataaaatagggTCAATATCGGTAACTAGATCTTACCCTGATGGTCAGGTAGCGAGAATTCAACCCAATCTTATTATGGTGTTTCTCAAAAGAAATGCTAAAATGGATAAGAGTGACTATCACACATTCTTCTGTTGAGTTCTCCACTTCCTTCCATTGTAGCTAAACGGTTGTTTTTCCCATGGCAACAGGGGATAAAGATAGGAAGGGGAGATCCAATCTCTCCAGAATAGCTTGTGTTTGCTTAGGTATGAGCACAGCAGCACTAAAGCACAAGGTTGATTTATATTGGAAACTCGAGAGTGAGGAAATCAGACCTTTGAGTTTTATGGATGATTAATCATCATTGCTATCTTCTTTGCATATTATCAAGGGCACTAAATATCACTTTGCAATCAAAGATGTAAAACCAGAAATTCTTTGTGAGTCGGAATAACAAACTCTCAATTTTACTATCTGCCATATATCTTCGCAAGGGTCCAACAACCAGCCTCCACGAACACATCATGCATATGTGATGGAACAATAATATCACCTAGAAAGTACCTTAACACATTAGGTTCAAGGGGGAGGGGATGAGGCTGACTCACCAAATGGACGAGCAAGATGCCGCACAACATATTTTCACCGTTGCTAAATTTAACCATAAATTATACAAAGCACTAACGTTACTTACAAGGATAATTAGGTGATGGAGTGCTACTACCAACAGCAAGTCTAAGACCACTGTGCTGAGGAGCAGTACTTCTTCCTGAAGGTAAGTTAAGTGTGTCATCAACCAGTTTTGAATCAGGAAGAAGAATGTCATCCATACATTTGCAAAAAGTACCGACTTGTTCATGAATATTTTCTTGAACTTGTTTCTCTTGTTCAGAAAGAGATGCCTTGCTGGACATGTCAATTATTTCTTCGGCATCTGCTTCCCCGGCATTCTTTCCTAAACGATTATAGCTACATATGGAGTATTTACATAAGAAAATGACCAAAATATCAcaaagaataaaattaaataaaatgtgAAATATACTCTATGATACGCTAAGGATGAGACACGTGTTATCTAATAGAAGAATTGAATTGTAGGATATTTGCAACAACATTGCGATACTCATGGGACACATGAGATCGCTAGATTTACATAGGATACAGTTCTGATTGTGTTCACAATTCAAATATATTGATTGAACTATAAACGTGAACTATAAAGGCAAACACTTTCGCAGATCTATGCATATGTTGATGATTGGACAAGACCACCACAAATTAGTCATTACTAATTTACTATCTAGACGAGGTTTAAACCAGTAATAAAACTTAGCAACCAGATTATCATAAAGAACCACCTTTTGATTGAGAGGGAAAAAGTATGAAAGCCCTCTGTTTCCATGCCTCAGGTAAGGTAATCAAAGAATCTTCGAATATCCTCAATCCATTGTGAGTTTGTGATCGTACAGATCATGAGGTCCCAAATTCCATGACATAGTGATTGTCAGCACATTGTTTCAATGAGTTTGACTCACTTTCTCGATCTCACTATAACGTATTTAATTTATGCTCCAATATAATGTTATAttgataaaacaaaaataataacgATTTTGAAATTCGACAAAAGTAAATAGTTGCTGGAAAACAATTTTCACCACAAAATCTGAATTCAGATACTTTAATAGTATGCTTGCTGCAAATGCAAAACACTCGTTCTCTCATCCAAAGACAATTAACGAACAAAATCAAAAaaatagcataaaaagtaaaaaaaaaccGAAACAACAGTTACCAAGTATAAAGAAAAAGGCGATTGATATCAGCTTGAAACTGGAGTTGCCGTCCATTCTTAGGTAATGTTGGACTTCTCGCAAACACCTTCACTGCCTATTAAGCAATACATACGATTATTCTGGATGTTGATTACATTTAACAGTTCTAAACCAAAACCGGAGTAAAATGAAGCGGCAGCGAGAAATTACCTCTTGAAATTTCTGAAAGAGAGACGCCATTGGAAGGGAACGAGTAACGACTGCAGAATTTCTGGTCCGCTTCGTTCAAATTAGAGAATACACAGGGAGGGGCGACCCGTAAATACTAAATGTCGGAGGTTCACATACAAATTATAATTTAACCCTCGTGTTTGTGCCCATGTTTTGAATCGAGTATCGTGTTTGACATCGAGTTCGAGACTCaattgttatttaatttttatataatttttttttccaaaaaaaattttaatttttgaagaagaaatttatTAGAATttctatatatttaattatttgttcTGCATTGtagattttataaatatatgatgttgtgtatttttatacaaaatgaTCCATTGATGTTGTGTTTGTCCACCTCCAAAGATCAcctagattagattattgtagaCTTGTCATCCGTTGTATTGGGAACAAAGGAAATTTGTTAATATTGTTATATTGTGTTGTTCAatgatttgaaaattttagtGACATTTTTCTCCAAAACTTTTAGGTGAAGTAGATCGATAAAAACGAACGTCGACTAAGAATAAGTCTCTTGTTAGACGGTCtcgcgaatctttatctgtgagacggatcaaccataccgatattcacaataaaaagtaatactcttagcataaaaagtaatatttttcatggataacccaaataagatattcgtctcacaaaatacgacccaagataccgtctcacacaagtttttgtccgtCGACCAAATATCACaagtaatattattatataattatatatacaaCTTAAAAGTACTAAAAATGCTAtagcttttttaaaaaaatatataaatgtatgtatttattGGCTCCCCTAGAACTCATTCAGTGGCTTATTGATCAAACAGTGGACTCGAATTTAAATTTATTGGCTCGTTAAAACGCCTAGAAAGAAGTCTCCATGAAACCACCGGAGTTCTGTGAATGAATAGAAACAGACCTAACTCAAAATATTACCAACAAACATTTGTGGTTCAGCGAGCAAAATAATAGTGGAACCTAAATCAAAGCCTCTATCTGTCTATCAGACAAAAATTGTTCTTATTTTACAACAATGTGACTAATGTGTTGATGCATTTGCTTTCTATGTGGAGACCCTTGGAACAAGAAAATGACTGGTAGGATTCGCGAGTGTGAAGATTACCGAGGGAATGTCCAATGATTCGTCTCGGGACGTGTAACTCCAATGGTCGATGTTAACAATCAAGAAACTCGAGTCGAACGAAAACTTTTCGAATGTAACCTGTTATCTCCACATATCAAGTATCAGGTGCAGGTGTCTAACTCTGAGTTCCAATCACTGATAAGTTTGTTTATGGACTCTTCAAAAATCTTGACCTGAGGTCCCGGCTTCACGACATTCACATTACCCCATTGCGAACATGGATCCATCAACCAGCTCTGTCGACCTTTGCACCAAGCACCAGGCGTCACTCGGTTACGTCCACGCATGAGGATCTTTCTGTCAATCATATCTAGCACTGGCTGATCTTTTTCAAACTGTCTGGCAAAAGCAGCCCCACTTTTAGCCATTTCATCATAATCCGACGTGTTGAGGTAATGGGGTTCCATCTTAGGAGGATCGTCCCAAACAAAATACCTCAAGTCGGCATTAACGGTCGTATTTTTGAACTCGGGTGTATTGCATATAACAGAATGGAAATAGACCTCGTGGGACAAGACCATATTATTAACATACATTAGAATGGTTCGCGGAAGATTATCCCAACCGAAAACACAAAATTTGAGGAAGGATCGACTCAAGACAACCCATGGAGAACCTGGAAAGTATTAAATAATGGTTTGTTGCGAGCAATTAACCAGATAGATTCAGTTAATGTTAGAAACCTGACCATGCTGAACTATAAATGTACTTACCCGTGAAAACCTTGAAAGCATCAGGCATTGGACGCTTCTCAGTTGCGTGAAAAATTTGAGTCCTTCTAGCCAAGTAAATTCCTGGGTCAACTACAATAGGTTCAATTCTTTGACTCCTGAAATGACAATTAGTAGAGAGAATCAGTAAACAATAGGTGAAATTAATGCATAATGATGACAGTTAAGCAGTAAGAATTTGCATACTCTTTCCAACCCAAGTCACTAGTGTGATCGATAAAGTTCAGGTCTCTCTTAACTGATGAGAACACATGGGATAAGTCTGAAAGAAAAACCGGAAACTTAGCAGAATTAGTGATCCTGATGTGcgataaaaatcaaataacacaATAATATTGATGGCATGATAGCTCTTCAAATGGCATGATAGCCCTAAAACTGAGTAATTTTTGAACAAATGCATCATATGTGATATCACAACTCTAAGTTCCAATTTCCCCTCCACCCAAGAAACCCAGTGAGTGTGAAAAATTCATCAGCACTTCAATTTCAATAAAGTTCAGCATCAAACCAAAACCCAAAGTTAAGACCTAAAGGGAAGTTCTACCTCACGGCAGTAAACGAAAAACTTCAATGTAAATGCATTCAGTAACTCAAAACAGTTCCATTTCTTAAGAGCATGTTATGGGGTCAGGATTTTCTGACGAATAACCAATTTGACAAGCAGCCAGTATAAAGTAATCAGATTCTTATAGGGACCTTCAATAGCATAAACAGGACTGACATATATATTCAGGTAATAAAAATTTTGACATGTGCAACATTTTCTCAGATGACAAAAATTTGGTGAAAGAGTAGCATATCTATAGATAGTCGAATGCCGAAAATACAAAGTATGCATTAGGTGCCCTGATCTAGAATGCTGATTTACCAAGGATTTGCAAATACAAAATTTAACCAAAACATACAAAATTTACAAACGCAGCTGTTTCTACTACCATGCATGGTGGAGAGTATTTACCTTAACATAattttcagtatattcagaTATATTTCATCAAAGTATTATTTAATTCATCAAGATACAGGAAAGACTCTGAAATTGGTTAATGAGCAGTCAAAATTGGTTAACAGTTAAAATATTCCAATCCACAAACATCGAAACAAAACACAAACCAAAGGTAAAAACTTCAAAACCCAATTGTATCAACACATCATGCAATTGAAATTTTCGATACTTGACATATAGACTGTAGCAATTGCAAACGGAGCATCAGCCTAAGCTCATGGCACCAAAAGATTAGAACATTCCATTAACAATTAAAGTACTAGTTCTGCGAAGAGCAGCCAAGATCAAGATTCAACCATCCCATAACTACAGACAAAAAGAAGCATGTGTGATTGAAACACAAAATGCTGCTCCACAAACGTTGcgccaagatgaaaacaaaacaGGAATCCTTATCAAACCACAAACTACTCCAGTGAAAATAAAAAGGCAAGACACCAACTCTAAACATGAAGCTAGATAGCAAGATCATACCATCTTGGGTAACCAACGGATAATCCATAGCACTAAGAGTTAAAAACCAATCCCACCCTTCGTCCATCTTCAACAAAACAGCTGCAGCCCTTAAAATAGCAGCAATATTAGTGGAACCCATTAAAGTATTTGGATCGGGCTTCCCGAAGACATCCACGTTCTCAAAGGCCCGAACTGCTGGCACTGACTTCACCAATGCCGCCAGCCTCGCTCTCTCCTCATCACCTCCATCCGCCGAAATATGCAATAAATACCTATTCCTGGGATGGTACACCGCTAACAACAAACGGAAAATCCTCTCGCCGTCCCCTCGTCCACCGAAAATGTAATAGGCAAAAGCCGGGGGGTGGCCTGGCCCGCGAAGAACCGCCGAATCAAACGGCTTGTGGGATGAAAATTCATTATAATTCGTGGAGCTGAATCCCGAAATAAACGATAAGAACATGAGAAATGAGACGAAAGCAGCAGAAAACAGGGAGAAAAGCCATTTCCTTTCAGCTCCCATCTGTAATCTCGA contains:
- the LOC140830491 gene encoding beta-glucuronosyltransferase GlcAT14A-like isoform X1 translates to MGAERKWLFSLFSAAFVSFLMFLSFISGFSSTNYNEFSSHKPFDSAVLRGPGHPPAFAYYIFGGRGDGERIFRLLLAVYHPRNRYLLHISADGGDEERARLAALVKSVPAVRAFENVDVFGKPDPNTLMGSTNIAAILRAAAVLLKMDEGWDWFLTLSAMDYPLVTQDDLSHVFSSVKRDLNFIDHTSDLGWKESQRIEPIVVDPGIYLARRTQIFHATEKRPMPDAFKVFTGSPWVVLSRSFLKFCVFGWDNLPRTILMYVNNMVLSHEVYFHSVICNTPEFKNTTVNADLRYFVWDDPPKMEPHYLNTSDYDEMAKSGAAFARQFEKDQPVLDMIDRKILMRGRNRVTPGAWCKGRQSWLMDPCSQWGNVNVVKPGPQVKIFEESINKLISDWNSELDTCT
- the LOC140830491 gene encoding beta-glucuronosyltransferase GlcAT14A-like isoform X2; this encodes MGAERKWLFSLFSAAFVSFLMFLSFISGFSSTNYNEFSSHKPFDSAVLRGPGHPPAFAYYIFGGRGDGERIFRLLLAVYHPRNRYLLHISADGGDEERARLAALVKSVPAVRAFENVDVFGKPDPNTLMGSTNIAAILRAAAVLLKMDEGWDWFLTLSAMDYPLVTQDDLSHVFSSVKRDLNFIDHTSDLGWKESQRIEPIVVDPGIYLARRTQIFHATEKRPMPDAFKVFTGSPWVVLSRSFLKFCVFGWDNLPRTILIQFEKDQPVLDMIDRKILMRGRNRVTPGAWCKGRQSWLMDPCSQWGNVNVVKPGPQVKIFEESINKLISDWNSELDTCT